One stretch of Dehalococcoidia bacterium DNA includes these proteins:
- a CDS encoding 2,3-bisphosphoglycerate-dependent phosphoglycerate mutase: MSFIILVRHGKSLWNEENRFTGWTDIDLSENGIQEAKEAAKKIKNRNLRIHSAYSSIFSRAYNTGKIILEKLGLNQLEIKKDWRINERHYGNLQGLNKKDTSDIYGKDQVSKWRRNYSTKPPILDKNIYLRDKSLPIFSVIPKEKFPRSESLKDTLYRVQEFYNEIIYKQLLEEKNILISAHGNSIRAMIKIFENIDDKSIEKVEVPTGDPIFYEFSDGNIMKK, encoded by the coding sequence TTGAGCTTCATTATTTTAGTTAGACATGGAAAAAGCCTTTGGAATGAAGAAAATAGATTTACAGGCTGGACAGATATAGATCTATCAGAAAATGGTATCCAAGAGGCTAAAGAAGCTGCAAAAAAAATAAAAAATAGAAATCTAAGAATACACTCTGCATATAGTTCAATTTTCTCAAGAGCATATAATACTGGAAAAATAATTCTGGAAAAACTAGGGCTAAATCAATTAGAAATAAAAAAAGACTGGCGAATAAACGAAAGACATTATGGTAATTTACAAGGATTAAATAAAAAAGACACTTCTGATATATATGGAAAAGATCAAGTTTCAAAATGGAGAAGAAATTATTCTACCAAACCACCTATTTTAGATAAAAATATTTACCTAAGAGATAAATCCTTACCAATATTTAGCGTAATACCAAAAGAAAAATTCCCAAGAAGTGAATCTCTAAAAGATACATTGTATAGAGTTCAAGAATTCTATAATGAAATTATTTACAAACAGCTACTCGAAGAAAAAAATATACTAATATCTGCTCATGGAAATAGTATCAGAGCAATGATTAAAATTTTTGAAAATATAGACGATAAGTCAATTGAGAAGGTAGAAGTTCCTACTGGAGACCCTATATTTTACGAATTTTCAGATGGAAATATAATGAAAAAATAG
- a CDS encoding MFS transporter produces the protein MISKIKKTYYGWWISLSGGLNTAISSIPTFSGGSIIFKAIEDEFGWSRAIVSGVSSFGRFGGALLGPIEGFLTDRFGAWKMIFIGFIIASLGLFWLSTINSIIFYYLSYLVVSIGVSIGGFVPSMSAVNVWMPHRRATAMSLVIGGSSFGGFFMPFMVLSIENYGWRITLIIIGILFMVFGPIIASVIRKKPNLEVINKLVSNPNVIPNSNITAKNAIKTQPFWILSLSHLFANISVGALSAHIFMYMTDDNGVGLDIITAGTILPFMSVLQFFGHISGGIVGDMYNKKITLPIFFIIQALSLIILAYANSYFDVMFWSVLWGIGFGMRTSTFHAFRGDFFGGRHYGTILGINALPMGIGMMVAPVIVGYIYDLYGTYFYSLLVMSALCIISCLLIIVINNPNKYEKN, from the coding sequence ATGATTTCAAAAATAAAAAAAACTTATTATGGATGGTGGATCAGCTTATCTGGTGGCCTTAATACTGCTATTTCAAGTATTCCTACATTTAGTGGAGGAAGCATAATATTTAAAGCAATTGAAGATGAATTTGGTTGGTCAAGGGCAATAGTATCTGGAGTTTCATCATTTGGAAGATTTGGAGGAGCATTACTTGGACCAATTGAAGGCTTTCTAACTGATAGATTTGGTGCTTGGAAAATGATTTTTATTGGTTTTATTATTGCAAGTTTGGGTTTATTTTGGCTAAGTACTATCAACTCAATAATCTTTTATTATTTATCCTATTTAGTTGTTTCAATAGGAGTTAGCATAGGGGGTTTTGTTCCATCAATGTCTGCAGTGAATGTATGGATGCCTCATAGAAGAGCCACTGCAATGAGTTTAGTCATAGGGGGGAGTTCTTTTGGGGGCTTTTTTATGCCTTTTATGGTTTTATCTATAGAAAATTATGGTTGGAGAATAACTCTTATTATAATTGGAATATTATTCATGGTTTTTGGGCCCATTATAGCCTCAGTAATTAGAAAAAAACCTAATTTAGAAGTAATAAATAAACTAGTATCTAATCCAAATGTTATACCTAATAGTAATATTACAGCTAAAAATGCTATAAAAACTCAACCTTTTTGGATATTATCCTTATCTCATTTATTTGCTAATATTTCTGTGGGAGCCTTATCGGCTCATATTTTTATGTATATGACAGATGACAATGGAGTTGGTCTAGATATTATTACAGCTGGTACAATACTACCATTTATGTCTGTTCTTCAATTTTTTGGACATATTTCAGGTGGTATAGTTGGCGACATGTATAATAAAAAAATTACTCTACCAATATTTTTTATTATTCAAGCCTTATCCTTAATAATCCTTGCATATGCAAATAGCTATTTCGATGTTATGTTTTGGTCGGTACTTTGGGGAATTGGTTTTGGAATGAGAACTTCAACTTTTCATGCTTTTAGAGGTGATTTTTTTGGAGGTAGGCATTATGGCACTATATTGGGAATAAATGCATTACCTATGGGAATTGGCATGATGGTTGCACCAGTTATAGTTGGATATATTTATGATTTATATGGAACTTACTTTTATTCATTATTGGTCATGTCGGCGCTTTGCATTATATCTTGTTTACTTATAATTGTTATAAATAATCCAAATAAATATGAAAAAAATTAA
- a CDS encoding formate--tetrahydrofolate ligase yields MKKIKPIEQIADDLGLESKDLELYGKFKAKIPLENIKNNNKSSKLVVVTAITPTPLGEGKSTTAIGLTQGLGKLNKNVALTLRQPSLGPVFGHKGGGTGGGKATVEPAVDINLHFNGDFHAMESAHNLLAAMVDNNVYRSAINNFLPENVTWRRVTDAEDRSLRSIVSGIGGSSTSPLRTTGFDISSASEIMAILALTDSYEDLRLRLGNIVVGWKKDKTPVLAKEINAVGSMMALLKDAIKPNLAQTVEGQPAIVHMGPFGNIAHGCSSILADHLATSYADYVITEAGFGADLGFEKFMDIKVRQGGPKPFCAVIVATIRGLKWHGGVDIKNLSEKNEKAIIDGSENLKNAIQIVSKYGLNSVIAINMFPDDSKEEINLVKKISQENNSLAIPCYGFSLGGDGMTELASYISEIEKNSDEINLLYEDKESPIKKVEKLAYEIYSADKVSWAPMTRTNLRLFEKQGWDFPICMAKTHLSVSADSKLRGAPKGHTLPIKEVRVLGGARQIVTLAGNIITLPGLPSSPNAFDIDLNDQGEIINILST; encoded by the coding sequence ATGAAAAAAATTAAACCAATTGAACAAATAGCTGATGATTTAGGTTTAGAATCCAAAGATTTAGAATTATATGGAAAATTTAAGGCTAAGATACCCTTAGAGAATATAAAAAATAATAATAAAAGTTCTAAATTAGTAGTTGTAACAGCGATTACACCAACTCCACTAGGTGAAGGAAAGTCTACAACCGCTATAGGCCTAACTCAAGGCCTGGGAAAACTAAATAAAAATGTTGCATTGACTCTCAGGCAACCTTCTCTAGGTCCAGTTTTTGGACATAAGGGAGGTGGAACAGGCGGAGGGAAAGCTACAGTAGAACCGGCTGTTGATATTAATTTACATTTCAATGGTGATTTTCATGCAATGGAATCAGCTCATAATCTTTTAGCTGCAATGGTTGACAATAATGTATATAGAAGTGCTATAAATAATTTCCTACCCGAAAATGTCACTTGGAGAAGAGTTACTGATGCAGAAGATAGATCACTAAGATCAATTGTATCTGGAATAGGTGGATCTTCAACCTCACCTCTTAGAACAACTGGATTTGATATTTCATCTGCATCTGAAATTATGGCCATTTTAGCCCTTACAGATTCTTATGAAGACCTAAGACTTAGATTAGGAAATATAGTAGTAGGTTGGAAAAAAGATAAAACTCCTGTTTTAGCAAAAGAAATTAATGCAGTTGGTTCAATGATGGCACTTCTAAAAGATGCCATTAAGCCAAATCTAGCTCAAACGGTCGAAGGTCAGCCTGCTATAGTTCATATGGGCCCATTTGGAAATATTGCCCACGGTTGCTCTTCTATTTTGGCAGATCACTTAGCTACATCATATGCAGATTATGTAATAACTGAAGCGGGTTTTGGTGCTGATCTTGGATTTGAAAAATTTATGGATATTAAGGTTAGACAAGGTGGACCAAAACCATTTTGTGCTGTTATTGTGGCTACAATAAGAGGCTTAAAATGGCATGGTGGAGTAGATATAAAAAATCTTTCTGAAAAAAATGAAAAAGCTATCATAGATGGATCAGAAAATCTAAAGAATGCTATTCAAATCGTATCTAAATATGGTCTTAATTCAGTTATTGCAATCAATATGTTCCCAGATGACTCTAAAGAAGAAATAAATTTAGTAAAAAAAATATCTCAGGAAAATAACTCTTTAGCAATTCCATGTTATGGATTCTCTCTTGGAGGAGATGGAATGACTGAATTAGCTTCTTATATATCAGAAATTGAAAAGAATTCTGATGAGATTAATTTACTTTATGAAGATAAAGAATCCCCAATAAAAAAGGTTGAAAAATTAGCATATGAAATATATTCAGCAGATAAAGTTTCTTGGGCACCAATGACTAGAACAAATCTAAGATTATTTGAAAAGCAGGGGTGGGATTTCCCTATATGTATGGCTAAAACACATCTTTCAGTATCAGCTGATTCAAAATTAAGAGGTGCTCCAAAAGGTCATACATTACCTATAAAAGAAGTTAGAGTTCTAGGTGGTGCTAGACAAATTGTAACCTTAGCAGGAAATATAATCACTCTTCCAGGATTACCTAGTAGTCCAAATGCATTCGACATTGACCTAAATGATCAGGGAGAAATTATAAATATATTATCAACTTAA
- a CDS encoding DUF3500 domain-containing protein gives MKPNTDKIFEISKKVQEILNSFDTKQKNKLKFNFEDQERYVWYYTPHPQNGLLVFDMKPFQRKLVYELLEISYSKDGYNKAKSIINLEQILGDYEARHSNSYDGGAGQWVRSTERYWLALFGEPNMNNEPWGFRFGGHHIGLTVNVIGNKFSMHPLFFGSNPAKVLDGPHKGFRALAEEEDLARKLITSLSPDKKSKAILSNVAHPDILTANYRNFDDSDFNNGIKFDQFSDLERKNLVELIKVYVDRFNLEISESYMKKILAKGFENTYFSWAGSVELGKGHYYTIKHDSFLIEYDNTQNNANHIHSVLRDFNGDYGEDILSEHYKISHT, from the coding sequence ATGAAACCAAATACCGATAAAATCTTTGAGATATCAAAAAAAGTACAAGAAATATTAAATTCTTTTGACACAAAACAAAAAAATAAATTGAAGTTCAATTTTGAGGATCAAGAAAGATATGTTTGGTACTACACTCCTCATCCTCAAAATGGTTTACTTGTTTTTGATATGAAACCCTTTCAAAGGAAATTAGTATATGAACTTCTAGAAATTTCTTATTCAAAAGATGGTTATAATAAAGCTAAATCTATAATAAATTTAGAACAAATATTAGGTGATTACGAAGCAAGGCATTCTAATAGTTACGATGGTGGAGCTGGTCAATGGGTAAGATCTACCGAGAGATATTGGTTAGCACTATTTGGAGAACCTAATATGAATAATGAACCTTGGGGCTTTAGATTTGGTGGGCATCATATTGGACTTACAGTAAATGTTATTGGCAATAAATTTTCAATGCATCCATTATTTTTTGGATCAAATCCTGCAAAGGTATTAGATGGACCACATAAAGGATTTAGAGCTTTGGCTGAAGAAGAAGATCTGGCTAGAAAATTAATAACTTCTTTATCACCAGATAAAAAATCTAAAGCTATTTTATCTAATGTAGCTCATCCAGATATACTCACTGCAAATTATAGAAACTTTGATGATAGTGATTTTAATAATGGAATAAAATTTGATCAATTCAGTGATTTAGAAAGAAAAAACTTAGTGGAATTAATTAAGGTTTACGTAGATAGATTTAATTTAGAAATCTCAGAGTCTTATATGAAAAAAATATTAGCTAAGGGTTTTGAAAACACTTATTTTTCTTGGGCAGGTTCTGTTGAATTAGGTAAAGGGCATTACTACACAATTAAGCATGATTCTTTTCTAATTGAGTACGATAATACTCAGAATAATGCTAATCATATTCATTCTGTATTAAGAGATTTTAATGGAGATTATGGAGAAGATATATTATCTGAACATTATAAAATTAGTCACACTTAA
- a CDS encoding TIGR01777 family oxidoreductase, whose protein sequence is MKILITGSRGYIGKNLIDFLSEKNFNIYKLIREKKQSTNNLFWDPVNNIFDHKIIDGYDVIINLNGQRIIKPIIPEKKTEIRDSRINPTKLLVDAINKASKPPKLLISASASGFYGNRNNEILDENSPKGRGFLSNLVEEWESIQETKKTRVIHLRLGTVIGKNSPMINMMKKYNSIVGVSSLGNGRNYFPWVGLDDVLGSIEHIINNENIHGPVNITSYKQYILKDVLDDINLRLKPIIKFKIPKKIIKYALGELGVEVILNNQNIKPKVLLESNYKWINSTPFSSIS, encoded by the coding sequence ATGAAAATTCTAATAACTGGCTCAAGAGGGTATATAGGAAAAAACTTGATTGATTTTTTGAGCGAAAAAAATTTTAATATTTATAAATTAATCAGAGAAAAAAAACAATCGACAAACAATTTATTTTGGGATCCAGTAAATAATATTTTTGATCATAAAATTATCGATGGTTACGATGTGATTATCAATCTCAATGGTCAAAGGATAATAAAACCAATAATTCCAGAAAAAAAGACAGAAATTAGAGATAGTAGAATTAATCCAACTAAACTCTTAGTTGATGCTATAAATAAAGCATCTAAGCCTCCAAAATTATTAATTTCAGCCTCTGCGTCTGGTTTTTATGGAAATAGAAATAATGAAATTTTAGATGAAAATTCACCTAAAGGTAGAGGATTTTTATCTAATTTAGTCGAAGAGTGGGAATCAATACAAGAAACAAAAAAAACAAGAGTTATACATTTAAGACTTGGAACGGTAATAGGTAAAAATTCTCCAATGATAAATATGATGAAAAAATATAATAGTATAGTTGGTGTAAGTAGTTTAGGAAATGGTAGAAATTACTTTCCTTGGGTTGGATTAGATGATGTATTGGGATCAATTGAGCATATTATAAATAACGAAAATATTCATGGACCAGTAAATATTACTTCATATAAACAATATATTTTGAAAGATGTATTAGATGACATTAACCTGAGATTGAAACCAATAATAAAATTTAAAATACCCAAAAAGATAATTAAGTATGCATTAGGAGAACTAGGAGTAGAAGTTATTTTGAATAATCAAAATATTAAACCCAAAGTATTGCTTGAATCTAACTATAAGTGGATAAACTCAACACCATTTTCTAGTATTAGCTAG
- the acnA gene encoding aconitate hydratase AcnA translates to MSLKFNNKNYLSELSLLEGKKEFYNIKSLAKANKVNLEKIPFSIRILIENVLRSFDKKISNESQLEQLLSWSKDSVPDKEFPYMPGRVVLQDFTGVPVVVDLAAMRDAVSDLDVDPSIINPIVRSDLVIDHSVQVDSFAQNDSLTMNISREFERNQERYKLLKWAQNAFSNFLVVPPGTGIVHQVNLENLAEVILQSNEDNYIYPDTCVGTDSHTTMINAIGVLGWGVGGIEAEAVMLGQPYYMQVPEVVGVNLFGEISEGTTATDIVLAIVEKLREVGVVEKFVEFFGTGLSKLSLTDRATISNMAPEYGATCGFFPVDDRTIDYLRLTGRDEKIIDRVVNYTQSNGLFYNGVNPEFSIVVDFDLSSVQSSLAGPKRPQDRLLLSDVKKNFHENFSISKKQINNNKLDNASVVIAAITSCTNTSNPNVMIGAGLIARNAYNKGILPKEWVKTSLAPGSKVVSKYLEASGLNKYLDEIGFQTVGYGCTTCIGNSGPLPTEIAEKVENDELSVSAVLSGNRNFEGRVHPQVKANYLASPMLVVLYALAGTVNIDFSVEPIGYDKSGEPVFIKDLWPSSNEIEETISKSLNSDMFIDEYRSVFEGPEEWIKLHSSGGNRFNWEKQSTYIQKPPYFENFNIQPSKKNPILGSRCLVKLSNSVTTDHISPAGSIPQSAPSGQMLISSDVPRFEFNSYGSRRGNHNVMVRGTFGNIRLRNQIVEEEGDWTVYFPSGEKMRIFEASEKYLESKTPLIVLAGKEYGTGSSRDWAAKGPALLGVKVVIAESFERIHRSNLVGMGIIPLQFIDGDSSEKLKLDGSEIYDFEGLEKTIVPNSKIKVNVTKNNGEKFHFQTLIRIDTDIEAEYYYNGGLLPYVLRKMVRESS, encoded by the coding sequence TTGTCTTTAAAGTTTAATAATAAAAATTACTTAAGTGAGCTGAGTTTACTAGAGGGTAAGAAGGAATTTTATAATATAAAATCGCTTGCTAAAGCTAATAAAGTAAACTTAGAAAAAATTCCATTTTCTATTAGGATTTTAATTGAAAATGTTTTGAGATCTTTTGACAAAAAAATATCTAATGAAAGTCAACTAGAGCAATTATTAAGTTGGAGTAAAGATAGTGTACCTGATAAAGAATTTCCTTATATGCCAGGTAGAGTAGTTCTTCAGGATTTTACTGGAGTCCCTGTTGTTGTTGATCTTGCTGCTATGAGAGATGCAGTCTCTGATTTAGATGTTGACCCTTCAATCATTAACCCAATTGTAAGATCAGATTTAGTAATAGATCATTCTGTTCAAGTTGATTCATTTGCACAGAACGATTCCTTAACTATGAATATTTCAAGAGAATTTGAAAGAAATCAAGAAAGATATAAATTATTGAAATGGGCTCAAAATGCCTTCTCTAATTTCTTAGTAGTTCCCCCTGGTACAGGGATTGTGCATCAGGTAAATTTAGAAAATCTTGCTGAAGTAATATTGCAATCTAATGAAGATAATTATATTTATCCAGATACTTGTGTAGGTACCGATTCCCACACTACCATGATAAATGCTATAGGTGTTTTAGGATGGGGTGTTGGTGGTATTGAAGCTGAAGCTGTTATGCTGGGTCAACCATATTATATGCAAGTCCCTGAAGTTGTTGGGGTAAATCTATTTGGAGAAATTAGTGAAGGTACAACTGCGACAGATATAGTTTTAGCGATTGTAGAAAAATTAAGGGAAGTAGGTGTTGTAGAGAAATTTGTAGAATTTTTTGGTACAGGTTTATCCAAGTTATCATTAACTGATAGAGCAACTATTTCTAATATGGCACCTGAGTATGGAGCAACTTGTGGATTTTTCCCAGTTGATGACCGAACAATTGATTATCTCAGATTGACTGGTAGGGATGAGAAAATAATCGATAGAGTTGTAAATTATACTCAATCTAATGGATTGTTTTATAACGGAGTTAATCCTGAATTTTCCATAGTTGTTGATTTTGATTTATCTTCAGTTCAAAGTTCTCTAGCAGGACCCAAAAGGCCACAAGATAGATTATTACTTTCAGATGTCAAGAAAAATTTTCATGAGAATTTTTCAATTTCAAAAAAACAAATTAATAATAATAAATTAGATAATGCTTCAGTTGTTATTGCTGCAATAACAAGCTGTACTAATACATCAAATCCAAATGTTATGATCGGTGCAGGATTGATAGCTAGGAATGCATATAATAAAGGGATTTTACCAAAAGAATGGGTTAAGACCTCTTTGGCTCCAGGTTCTAAAGTTGTAAGTAAGTATCTTGAAGCATCTGGATTGAATAAATATTTAGATGAAATAGGATTCCAAACTGTGGGATATGGTTGTACAACTTGTATTGGTAACTCTGGTCCTTTACCTACTGAAATTGCTGAAAAAGTAGAAAATGATGAACTTTCTGTTTCAGCGGTTTTATCAGGTAATAGAAACTTTGAGGGTAGAGTACATCCTCAAGTTAAAGCTAATTATTTGGCATCTCCTATGTTGGTAGTATTATATGCTTTAGCAGGAACTGTAAATATAGACTTTTCAGTTGAGCCCATTGGATATGATAAGTCTGGTGAGCCAGTTTTTATAAAAGATTTATGGCCTTCTTCAAATGAAATCGAAGAAACTATAAGTAAATCACTGAATTCAGATATGTTCATTGATGAATATAGATCTGTTTTTGAAGGCCCTGAAGAATGGATAAAATTACATTCTTCAGGCGGTAATAGGTTTAATTGGGAAAAGCAATCAACATATATTCAAAAGCCTCCTTATTTTGAAAATTTTAATATTCAACCCTCGAAAAAAAATCCTATTTTAGGTTCAAGATGTCTGGTTAAGTTATCAAATTCAGTTACGACAGATCATATTTCACCTGCTGGCTCTATTCCACAATCAGCACCATCGGGACAAATGTTGATTTCAAGTGACGTTCCCAGGTTTGAGTTTAATTCTTATGGATCAAGAAGAGGAAATCATAATGTAATGGTAAGAGGTACTTTTGGAAATATAAGATTAAGAAATCAAATTGTTGAGGAAGAGGGTGATTGGACAGTATATTTTCCATCAGGTGAAAAAATGAGAATTTTTGAAGCTTCTGAAAAGTATTTAGAGTCTAAAACTCCATTAATTGTTTTAGCAGGAAAGGAATATGGTACAGGATCATCTAGAGATTGGGCTGCAAAAGGTCCAGCGCTGTTAGGTGTAAAAGTTGTTATAGCTGAAAGTTTTGAAAGAATACACCGCTCTAATTTAGTTGGAATGGGCATTATTCCCTTGCAGTTTATTGATGGTGATAGTTCTGAAAAATTGAAACTTGATGGATCTGAGATTTATGACTTTGAAGGATTAGAAAAAACTATAGTACCAAATTCTAAAATCAAGGTAAATGTTACTAAAAATAATGGAGAAAAGTTTCATTTTCAAACTTTGATAAGAATAGATACAGATATTGAGGCCGAGTACTATTATAATGGTGGTCTACTACCATACGTACTTCGAAAAATGGTTAGAGAATCTAGCTAA
- a CDS encoding MFS transporter, whose product MNQIAKFIQKSVPFYYGWIIVAGSGSTMFVRNAAATLTIAVFVYPMSEDLGWSRTLIVGASSLAGILSVFISPLSGFLIQKYGSKKILYSSVIVLGLTTLLISQSFSPITFYILFATGRIIFSSPIQIGASTVVTKWFVNNRGKATGILGLLHSLGMGLFPLFAQLIMDIDGNNLDSWRLSWLWLGIIVWIISFPLVFFTMIDDPSKLGIKGKKYLSQESKRSQVRNDKSISLKSAFRSKAFWLLSIVGFLTYFIHTGVNIHQAAYLIDKGLNPLIAASALTIMALGTGFGSIITGWATDKFSSKTVYFFGSLWLGISAILFLLVSSVLSAYIVAFLFGMALGGLLVIPPVLLADIFGKDNIGAIRGYTEPFVSGGQAIGGISAGLIYDISGSYQMSFPLFGILAFIACVLIIFSPKIKNN is encoded by the coding sequence ATGAATCAAATAGCAAAATTTATTCAAAAAAGCGTCCCTTTTTATTATGGATGGATTATTGTAGCTGGATCAGGATCTACTATGTTTGTTAGAAATGCAGCTGCAACTCTGACAATAGCAGTATTCGTTTATCCAATGAGTGAAGACTTGGGATGGTCAAGAACACTAATTGTAGGAGCATCCTCATTAGCAGGAATTTTATCTGTATTTATTTCACCTTTATCTGGATTCTTGATACAAAAATATGGATCAAAAAAAATACTTTATTCATCTGTTATTGTTTTAGGCCTAACCACGTTATTAATAAGTCAATCTTTTTCTCCTATAACCTTTTATATTTTATTTGCCACTGGAAGAATAATTTTTAGTTCTCCAATACAAATAGGGGCCTCTACTGTAGTAACTAAATGGTTCGTAAATAATAGAGGTAAAGCAACAGGAATATTAGGTCTATTACATTCATTAGGAATGGGCTTATTTCCACTTTTCGCACAATTAATTATGGATATTGATGGTAATAATTTAGATTCATGGAGATTAAGTTGGCTTTGGCTGGGGATAATCGTTTGGATAATTTCATTTCCATTAGTTTTTTTCACCATGATAGATGATCCAAGTAAATTAGGAATTAAGGGAAAAAAATATTTATCACAAGAATCAAAGAGATCACAAGTTAGAAATGATAAATCTATTTCACTAAAAAGTGCATTTAGATCGAAAGCGTTCTGGTTATTATCAATTGTTGGATTTTTGACCTATTTTATTCATACAGGGGTTAATATTCATCAAGCAGCTTATCTTATAGATAAAGGATTAAATCCATTAATTGCAGCATCTGCACTAACAATTATGGCTCTAGGGACTGGATTTGGAAGTATTATAACAGGATGGGCAACAGATAAATTTAGTTCTAAAACAGTCTATTTTTTTGGATCTTTATGGCTAGGTATTAGTGCTATTTTATTTCTACTAGTATCATCGGTATTATCTGCATATATAGTAGCATTTTTATTTGGTATGGCTCTGGGTGGTTTATTAGTAATACCTCCAGTTTTATTAGCTGATATTTTTGGAAAAGATAATATTGGAGCAATAAGAGGTTATACAGAACCTTTTGTAAGTGGTGGTCAAGCAATAGGTGGAATTTCTGCTGGATTAATTTATGATATATCAGGTTCCTATCAAATGAGTTTTCCGCTTTTTGGAATTTTGGCTTTTATAGCTTGTGTTCTTATTATTTTTTCTCCAAAAATAAAGAATAATTAG
- a CDS encoding TatD family hydrolase: MFIDIHTHVQQFIENDLDLLINNSINSKIEIIIAAGTTISDSKKTIELSKKYELIYSAVGIHPQNIFDENTNDYINILEGLLSNNKTIMISEIGLDIQPDSPDINIQKEFFSNQIGLARDFNLPIAFHVRNAEKEALDLLETENIKDLISVAHYFLGDYEYAKRLLDNNIYISVAKPFLRDNNLAEVISKLPLDKLVIETDSYPQYFKKNRMRWTEPKDLIIIVKKLSEIFNKNEDEVREIILCNSKKILKV; this comes from the coding sequence ATGTTTATTGATATACATACTCACGTTCAGCAATTTATTGAAAATGATTTAGATTTATTAATAAATAACTCAATAAATTCAAAAATTGAAATTATTATTGCTGCAGGAACAACTATATCAGATTCAAAAAAAACTATTGAACTATCAAAGAAATATGAACTGATTTACTCTGCAGTAGGTATTCACCCTCAAAATATTTTTGATGAAAATACAAATGATTACATAAATATTTTGGAAGGGTTACTAAGTAATAATAAAACTATTATGATTAGTGAAATTGGCTTAGATATTCAACCAGATTCACCTGATATAAATATCCAGAAAGAGTTTTTTTCGAATCAAATAGGTTTAGCTAGAGATTTTAATCTCCCGATAGCATTTCATGTAAGAAATGCAGAAAAGGAAGCTTTAGACTTATTAGAAACTGAAAATATTAAAGATCTTATATCTGTAGCTCACTATTTTCTTGGAGATTATGAATATGCAAAAAGATTACTTGATAATAATATATATATCTCAGTAGCTAAACCTTTTCTAAGAGATAATAACTTAGCAGAAGTTATTTCTAAACTACCTCTAGATAAATTAGTTATAGAAACAGACTCATATCCTCAATATTTTAAAAAAAATAGGATGAGGTGGACCGAGCCTAAAGATCTTATAATTATTGTAAAAAAACTTAGTGAAATATTTAATAAAAATGAAGATGAGGTAAGAGAAATTATTTTATGTAACTCAAAAAAAATACTAAAGGTCTAA
- a CDS encoding EVE domain-containing protein, producing the protein MANTYWLVNLSSENFKILKERSFDILGFSKKDNKLTNKIDINDNVIFYISDLRSFVGQAKINSKKFYDKKDIWGENSSEKLPYRVKLRNPKILNDSNFVSGYHVAPSLSYIKKWAPEDWYLALLSPVHVISQTDFSIISSSLGSLDQKTKSYKKNKNKRNKKKKKA; encoded by the coding sequence ATGGCAAATACTTATTGGCTAGTAAATTTATCTTCAGAAAATTTTAAGATTTTGAAAGAGAGATCTTTTGATATATTAGGTTTTTCCAAAAAAGATAATAAATTAACTAACAAAATAGACATTAATGATAATGTTATTTTCTATATTTCTGATCTTAGATCTTTTGTTGGTCAAGCCAAAATAAATTCTAAGAAATTCTATGATAAGAAAGATATTTGGGGTGAAAATTCCAGTGAAAAATTACCTTACAGAGTCAAACTAAGAAATCCTAAGATTTTAAATGACAGTAATTTTGTTAGCGGATATCATGTTGCTCCATCTTTGAGCTATATAAAAAAATGGGCACCAGAGGACTGGTATTTAGCACTATTATCTCCTGTACACGTTATTTCACAGACTGATTTTTCTATAATTTCTTCAAGTCTTGGAAGCCTAGATCAGAAAACTAAATCTTATAAAAAAAATAAAAATAAGAGAAATAAGAAAAAGAAAAAAGCTTAG